The nucleotide window ATCTTGGTATATTTTTGCATGCTGGAATTTGGCAGCAGCATGTCAATCACAGTCGCTAACAGGATAAAAAGAATTATATTTGTTACCCACTCTTTTAAAAATTCCATGGATATGCCCACCCTCCTATCTCATCATCATCGTTAAATTTCCAGCCGCAACAATGACGGTAATACTTAAAAAGAACATCAGTGAAACAATCCCGAGAGCTGCAAAAACATAGATAACACTTTTACTGATAATATCTAGACATTTAATCACTGGACCACCACCTAAGGGCTGAAGGATGGCGGCTGCAAATTTATAAATAAAGGCAATCATTAATATTTTTATAGCTGGGAAGGCAACGATTATTAGCAGGATGGCCACTCCGGCAATACCAACTGTATTTTTTAGGAGCACAGATGCACTAACAACTGTATCCGTGGCATCAGTAAACATTCTCCCAATGACGGGAATGAAGTTTCCTGTCACAAATTTTGCGGTTCTAATGGCAACCCCATCAGTAACGGCTGCCGATGCTCCCTGCACTGAGATGACTCCAAGAAAGATTGTTAAGAAAAGTCCCATTAATCCGATGCTCCAGTTTCGCAAAAGGGCAGCCAATTGTGAAACTTTATACTGCTCAGACATCGTGCTGACAATACTGAGCAAGGTAGCTAAAAAGAGGAGTGGCAGGATCACATATTGCATGAACGTTCCGCTTATATTCATTAGGAATAATATTACTGGATGAAAGAAGGCAGCGGATACTAGACCCCCTGATGCCGCAATAAGGGCGAGCAGAAGAGGAACTAGTGCAAGGACAAAGGAGGTCATTGTCCCAATTGCCTCAGTAGTATAATTAATGGCGATATGAAAACTATTTAGGGCCAGGATGACCAGCACCATATAAACAATCGAGTAGGCAACCTTACTAATCGCGCTTTTCTCAAAAGCATTCTGCATGGATTGAAGAAACATGCTGAATATGGTTAACATGATCAACGAACCAAGTAATTTTCCATTCGCAACAAACTCATGAAAGGCAAACTTTAAAATACCCTGACCCCATTGCTTAAATGAAAATTTTTTATCACCTTTTACAAAATCATAAAGACTTCCTTTTTGGCTTTCCGGGAGGAAGCCCCCATATTTATTGGTAATATCCTCCCAGAATTGTTTGAGTTCAGTTAAGTCCAAGGTCTTTAGCTGTTCGTCTACTAATTCCTGTGGAGAAAGTGGGTTTAAGGTGTCTTTAGATTCTTCGGCAGCTTGGACACTTGGAATATACAAGAAAAGAAAAAGAAGAATGATAATAGGAATAATCTGCAGCCTTTGCTTCAATGAGTAACACCTCTTTTTTAAGGTCTGTCCATTAGCTCGGAATTAGTTTGATAATGGTTTCAATCAATACAGTTAGAATCGGAATCGCCATTGCTAGAATAATAATCTTTCCTGCTAATTCAATCTTGGAGGCAATCGCGCCCTGTCCCGCATCCTTGGTAATTTGGGTGGCGAATTCGGCAATATAGGCAATCCCAATGATTTTAAGGATTGTTTCAATGTAAACCATATTCACCTTTGCATTCACTGCCAGCTTTTCGAGCATATGAATAATTTCAAAAATCTTATCCACTAAAAAGAGGAAAATGACACAGCCAGCAAATACCACTATTAGGAAGGCGAAATTTGGTTTTTGCTCTTTAATGATTAAGGCAAGAAAGGTTGCGATGAGAGCAAAACCGATAATTTTTATGATTTCAATCGCAAAGACCTCCTTTCTATTGAAACAGGAATACTGATTTTATTTTCTGAAAAAGATCATCCACGATGGAGGCTACCTGGAACAAAATATAGATAAACCCGAAAAGAGTGACCCACTGCGCGTATTCCTTCTTCCCGACTTGATCAAGTACCGTATGCAAAAAGGCTACAACAATGCCAACTCCGGCAATTTTAAAAATAATATCCACTTCTAAACCCATTGCTTTTCCCCCTAGAATAATAAAATGATCAATAATAATCCTGATAAGAATCCGAGACTTTTTACCATTTTTTCATATTTGGCCTGCCGGTCGATGGCGTCTGCTTCCTCTCTTTCTAAGTGGGAAAGAGTTAGCATAATATGTTTTTGCTGGGAAAAGCGATCATGACGGCCAAGAGTCTCCCCGAATTGCTTCATAATTTCAAATTCTCCCTGTCTTAAAGCAGTTGATTTCCATACCTCTCTTAAACTAGTTTCCCACGCTTCATTTACTGTTGTTTCCGTATCGGTAAGTTTTTTTGCGAATGCTTCAAAAAACGTGGAGAGCGGCTTAGCAAGTTGGGCTGCTAATCTTCGGGCTGCTTCATGCAATGGGGTATGGCTATACATAATTTCAGCCTCAAGAGATTGAAGCGCCGACCTTAATGCTCTAAGCTGCTTTGGCCGTGCACTAAAATTCCTGGAAGCCTCAAATCCAGTCCAAGTTGTCGCAACAATAATGATAATGGCGCCAATTAACTTAATCATTTTGTCACTCTCACTTTTTGATTCATTTCGTGCCCGCTTTCGTTAAATATATGGGTAATGGTCCCAGGGCCCGATGACCTA belongs to Neobacillus sp. OS1-2 and includes:
- the spoIIIAE gene encoding stage III sporulation protein AE, which encodes MKQRLQIIPIIILLFLFLYIPSVQAAEESKDTLNPLSPQELVDEQLKTLDLTELKQFWEDITNKYGGFLPESQKGSLYDFVKGDKKFSFKQWGQGILKFAFHEFVANGKLLGSLIMLTIFSMFLQSMQNAFEKSAISKVAYSIVYMVLVILALNSFHIAINYTTEAIGTMTSFVLALVPLLLALIAASGGLVSAAFFHPVILFLMNISGTFMQYVILPLLFLATLLSIVSTMSEQYKVSQLAALLRNWSIGLMGLFLTIFLGVISVQGASAAVTDGVAIRTAKFVTGNFIPVIGRMFTDATDTVVSASVLLKNTVGIAGVAILLIIVAFPAIKILMIAFIYKFAAAILQPLGGGPVIKCLDIISKSVIYVFAALGIVSLMFFLSITVIVAAGNLTMMMR
- the spoIIIAD gene encoding stage III sporulation protein AD; the encoded protein is MEIIKIIGFALIATFLALIIKEQKPNFAFLIVVFAGCVIFLFLVDKIFEIIHMLEKLAVNAKVNMVYIETILKIIGIAYIAEFATQITKDAGQGAIASKIELAGKIIILAMAIPILTVLIETIIKLIPS
- the spoIIIAC gene encoding stage III sporulation protein AC, which codes for MGLEVDIIFKIAGVGIVVAFLHTVLDQVGKKEYAQWVTLFGFIYILFQVASIVDDLFQKIKSVFLFQ
- the spoIIIAB gene encoding stage III sporulation protein SpoIIIAB, whose product is MIKLIGAIIIIVATTWTGFEASRNFSARPKQLRALRSALQSLEAEIMYSHTPLHEAARRLAAQLAKPLSTFFEAFAKKLTDTETTVNEAWETSLREVWKSTALRQGEFEIMKQFGETLGRHDRFSQQKHIMLTLSHLEREEADAIDRQAKYEKMVKSLGFLSGLLLIILLF